In the genome of Methanopyrus kandleri AV19, one region contains:
- a CDS encoding DUF2124 family protein, whose product MPEKGLKPFLTGFRETVLDLTDGEGVLVYSGCAGTCTPFAELLAFTLRGTDLEQYYSIDLRREYLRMELRDHGYTVTDEREELESADVVVLLGGLAMPISDATPDDAREFLEELGNPPLVGVCFMNMFERAGWTDELDFHTIIDGYLEVTVK is encoded by the coding sequence GTGCCTGAGAAGGGCCTCAAACCCTTCCTCACCGGCTTCCGCGAGACCGTCCTCGATCTGACCGACGGTGAGGGCGTCCTCGTGTACTCCGGATGCGCCGGCACGTGCACGCCGTTCGCGGAACTCCTCGCGTTCACGCTGCGGGGGACCGACCTCGAGCAGTACTACTCGATAGACCTCCGCCGCGAGTACCTGCGGATGGAGCTGCGCGACCACGGCTACACGGTCACCGACGAGCGCGAGGAGCTCGAGAGCGCGGACGTCGTCGTCCTCCTCGGCGGTCTCGCCATGCCGATATCCGACGCCACACCCGACGACGCCCGGGAGTTCCTCGAGGAGCTCGGGAACCCACCCCTCGTCGGCGTATGCTTCATGAACATGTTCGAGCGCGCCGGCTGGACCGACGAGCTCGACTTCCACACAATCATCGACGGCTACCTGGAGGTCACGGTCAAGTGA
- a CDS encoding FkbM family methyltransferase, with product MIEKEPVPLQVGDYRLYFRLWALGDADAISDVLYRELYPHEWLEGSREVVDVGAHVGAFTVLAAAHGAREILAIEPHPDNAELLRRNVEENDLNAEVVEAAAYDREDVVKMYLSPSTVAHSVELVRSRETIDVETVALDDLGTSPDLIKIDAEGAEERVLRGAERTLEEHAPVLLISAYHYPGQEEDLRRWLEDRNYRVEVLVRETSPYRSPALRVPVIVAEPRA from the coding sequence GTGATCGAGAAAGAACCGGTACCCCTGCAGGTCGGCGACTACCGTCTGTACTTCCGCCTCTGGGCCCTCGGCGACGCGGACGCCATCTCGGACGTGCTGTACAGGGAATTATATCCCCACGAGTGGCTCGAGGGGTCCCGCGAGGTCGTCGACGTGGGTGCCCACGTGGGCGCCTTCACGGTCCTCGCGGCCGCCCACGGTGCCCGCGAGATCCTCGCGATCGAACCCCACCCCGACAACGCCGAGCTCCTCCGGCGCAACGTCGAGGAGAACGACCTGAACGCCGAGGTCGTCGAAGCCGCCGCCTACGACCGCGAGGACGTCGTCAAGATGTACCTCAGCCCCTCCACCGTCGCCCACTCCGTCGAGCTCGTCCGCTCCCGGGAGACCATCGACGTCGAGACCGTCGCCCTCGACGACCTGGGGACCTCGCCCGATCTGATCAAGATCGACGCCGAAGGGGCCGAGGAGCGCGTCCTCCGCGGGGCCGAGCGGACCCTCGAGGAACACGCCCCCGTCCTCCTGATCTCCGCCTACCACTATCCAGGGCAGGAGGAGGACCTCCGACGATGGCTCGAGGACAGGAACTACCGGGTCGAGGTGCTCGTCCGGGAGACGAGCCCGTACAGGAGCCCCGCCCTACGCGTACCGGTGATAGTGGCCGAACCCCGCGCCTGA
- a CDS encoding DUF367 family protein → MVLHARDCDPKACTALRAHRMGLVELTRHPGDVPTGAVVLDPTVEKALSREDRDAALERGLVAVDCSWEHVHRYFGPLRRRCRHRILPYLIAANPVNYGKPCKLSTVEALAAALYILGFRREAEEFISRFKWGPAFLELNRERLEAYRRAETSAEVVRVQEEFLPDGL, encoded by the coding sequence ATCGTCCTCCACGCCCGCGACTGCGACCCGAAAGCCTGCACGGCCCTACGGGCCCATCGTATGGGTCTCGTCGAGCTCACTAGGCATCCCGGGGACGTGCCCACCGGTGCCGTCGTCCTGGACCCGACCGTGGAGAAGGCCCTCTCCCGCGAGGATCGCGATGCCGCCCTGGAGCGCGGACTGGTCGCCGTGGACTGCTCCTGGGAGCACGTCCACCGGTACTTCGGGCCGCTCAGACGACGCTGCCGGCACAGGATCCTCCCCTACCTGATCGCGGCTAACCCCGTCAACTACGGCAAACCCTGCAAGCTGAGCACCGTGGAGGCGCTCGCCGCCGCCCTGTACATCCTCGGGTTCAGGCGGGAGGCCGAGGAGTTCATTTCGCGGTTCAAGTGGGGTCCCGCCTTCCTGGAGCTCAACCGCGAACGGCTCGAAGCGTACCGGCGGGCCGAGACGAGTGCCGAGGTCGTGCGCGTGCAGGAAGAGTTCCTTCCAGACGGTCTGTGA